Below is a genomic region from Streptomyces sp. NBC_00461.
AGCTGGTCCGCCTGGACGGCTACACCGAGGACGAGAAGGTCGTCATCGCCCGCGACCACCTGCTCCCGCGCCAGCTGGAGCGGGCGGGCCTGGACACGGACGAGGTGACTCTCGACGAGAGCGCCCTGCGCAAGCTCGCCGGCGAGTACACGCGCGAGGCGGGCGTCCGCACCCTGGAGCGGTCCATCGCCAGGCTGCTGCGCAAGGTCGCGGCCGAGCACGAACTGGGCGGGCGCGAGCTGCCGTTCACCATCACGGACGGTGACCTGCGTGCCCTGATCGGACGCCCGCACCATGTCCCGGAGTCCGCCCAGGACCCGGCGGAGCGCCGTACCGCGGTCCCCGGTGTCGCCACCGGCCTGGCGGTCACCGGCGCGGGCGGAGACGTCCTGTTCGTGGAGGCGTCCCTGGCCGACCCGGAGACGGGCGCCGCGGGCCTGACCCTCACCGGCCAGCTCGGTGACGTGATGAAGGAGTCGGCGCAGATCGCGCTGAGCTTCCTGCGCAGTCACGGCGCCGAACTCGAACTGCCGGTGGCCGACCTGAAGGACCGGGGTGCCCACATCCACTTCCCGGCGGGCGCGGTCCCGAAGGACGGCCCGAGCGCGGGCGTCACGATGACGACGGCGCTGGCGTCCCTCCTGTCCGGCCGCCTGGTCCGCACGGACGTGGCGATGACGGGAGAGGTCTCACTGACCGGCCGGGTCCTGCCGATCGGCGGCGTGAAGCAGAAGCTGCTCGCGGCGCACCGCGCGGGCGTCACCACCGTCATCATCCCCAAGCGCAACGAGGCCGACCTGGACGACGTCCCCGCGGAGGTGCTGGAAAAGCTCGACGTCCACACCGTCACGGACGTCCGCCAGGTCCTGGAACTGGCACTCGCGCCCGCCACGAGCGACGCGACGCCGAAGGTTCCCGTGGCGGCGTGACGGACGCCGCGGGATGAGGGAAGGCCCGGGCCCCGTGAGGGTGGCCCGGGCCTTCGCCATGTGCGTGCGGAGGGATCAGCCGTTGGCGAGGGCGACGACCCGGTCCAACGCCCCGTTGAACTTGTCGTGGTCGCCGACGGTCGGCCCGGACGAGGTGTACTGCCACATCGTGTAGACACTCCAGCCGGCCGGCAGCGTTCCCGGATCGGAGGCGTACCGCGCGATCCACAGCGGGTTGGCCGACGCGAAGCCCGCGTGGTTGCCCGTGCAGTCGGTCCACCAGCTGGTGGCCGTGTAGATGACGGCGTCCCGGCCCGTGCGTGCCCTGTACGTGTTCAGGAAGTCGGCGATCCAGCCGACCATCGCGCTCGCCGACTTGCCGTAGCACTCGGCGCCGTAGGGGTTCCACTCGATGTCGAGGGCCCCGGGGAGGGTCCTGCCGTCCTTGGACCAGCCGCCGCCGTGGTCGACGAAGTAGTTGGCCTGGGTCGCGCCGCTGGTGGTGTCGGGGGTGGCGAAGTGGTAGGCGCCGCGGATCATGCCGACGTTGTAGGAGCCGTTGTACTGCTGGGCGAAATAGGGGTTCGTGTAGTACGTCCCCTCGGTCGCCTTCGTGTACGCCCATCTGACCCCGCTGCTCCACAGGGTCGACCAGGCGACGTTGCCCTGGTGGCCGGAGACGTCCACGCCCTCGGTCTGGGCGGCGCCGACGGCGTACGGGGTGCCGTCGTGTCCGTCGTGGGCTAGGACGCCCATGCCCATGTGGGCCGAACCGCGGGCCGGGGTGTCCGCCGCGGAGGACGGCGGGGCGCTGAGGGCGAGGGAGAGGGCGGCGAGCAGCAGTCCGGCGAGGAAGAGGCGCCGGGGGCGGGGCGGTCCAGGTCTGTGCGCAGGCATGGCGTGCCTCCGAGGGCTCGGTGATGCTCGGTGGGGAAGCGCTGAGGTGCCGATGTGCTGCTGGCGTGGGCATGCCAGACATTGCCTGCTGAAGAAGCTACGCACGTAGAGGAGAGGGTGGGAAGAGGGGCCGGATGCTGCCGTTGGTCTAGCCCTGCGAAATACTTGGAGAGCTGCGGCAACGACGGGGTCTGGCGGAAACTTTCAGGATCGGGAAACCGAGGCAGGGGCTGACGTGCACGAAGGCGATAACGGGGACGAGCGCCGCCTCCCGGCGCAGGCGTCACCGAGTGGCGCAGACCATGAGTACCTGTCGCTGGAGCGTGAACTCACGGTCCTCTTCCGGCGCGCCCGCGCCAATCAGGGAGAGATGGCGCGCGAGGTCCACCCCGACCTGGAGACGGCGGCGTACGGGCTGCTCATCCGGCTGGACGAGTGCGGCCGGCAGCGTGCGACGGAACTCGCGGCCTACATCGGCGTCGGCAAGGCGACCATGTCCCGTCAGCTGCGCGCCCTGGAGGACCTCGGGCTGGTCGCCCGCGAACCCGACCCCGCCGACGGTCGCGCCTGGCTCGTCCACCTCACGGACGAGGGCCACCAGCGGGTGAGCAAGGTCCGCGACGCCCGACGGGCGCGGTACGTCAGCCAGCTGTCCCACTGGGATCGGCGCGAGGTGGCCGAACTGGCGCGGCTGCTCGGGCAGTTGAACCGGGGAATGGAGAGGTAGGGGCGGGGGAGCGGAGGGGGCCCGCGCCCGTCGCGGGGAGCGTCACAGCTCCACGTGGACCACCGTCGCGTCGTCGTGCGTCTTGCTCCGCCGCAGGAACACCCGTTCCGTGTCCGCGGTTTCGAGCGTCCGCACCCGCTCGACCAGCGCCCCCGCTCCCTCCTTCCGTACGAACCGGAGGCAGTCCGCCCAGTCGCCCTCGCGGAACTTCTCCACCCACCGCGTCGCCCCGTCGGTCAGCGCGGCCAGCGCACGTACCTCCCCGCGGGGGAGGGCCCCCGTCACGGCCCGCTCCGCAACCGACGGATCCGCGGCCGCCGTGAAGAAGCCGCCCTCCTTGTTCCGGATGGTGGAGTCCACCAGTGCGTCCGTCGCCAGGGCCGTGCGCGGCAGCCGGGACAGGCGGTCGTCCAGTACGGCCGTCACCGAGCCCTCCGACGACTCCAGAAGCAGGGCGGAGTCGGACAGGACCAGGTACTCGACGGTCTCAAGGCCCCAGCGCGCCACGACGACCGTTGCCTGTGGGGTGCGTGGGTGAGAAAGGTCACAGGTGTCCGCATGCGCCTCGGCCGTGCGGGCGATGGCCCGGGAAAGGGTCTGGGGCAGCGGAACATCCGGGAGGGAAACAGTCAGTTCGGTCAGGGCGCCGCCGAGGCGGGCGACGTACCAGGGGACCGAATGCAGACAGCCCGTCTCGTCACGCGGAGGCGTCACTCCGTCCAGGACGACGAGGGCGCCGCCCTGGCCGGAAGCGGGCAGGGCCACCGCGGCGAAGTCCTCGTTGGGGCGGGTGGAATCCCCGGGCTCCGAGACAAGTTCCGTACGCATTCAGCGAGTCTGCACGACGTCTTCACGGGGTTCGCCGAAAGGTGTCACTGGTTACCCAATCCACGCACTCGCGCAGGTCAGGCGCCTGGTTTGGGGTGGAATCCGTTGTTCCGGGAACGCGTGTCGGCGAATACTGCCACCGCCGGGCGCAGACGTCCAACCGGCCTGCCGTGCAAGGCCGCTGCACCCCTCCGAGGAACTTGCTCGCCAACTCCCCTCCGATGTTCACTCCTTCGGGTGGCGGGTCAGGTGATGCTCGGCCACTGCCCACCGGCACTGGGAGGGTCGGGGACCGTACCGGCGGTACGCACGGTCGGCATCAGTTGACGGAGCGTCACCCGGGCCCATGAGTATCACGAGTCAGGAATGCGAGCACCGGTGCAGAAGACGCGGCCTCGTCGCACAGGCAAGCAGACGGACCCCGCAGCGGGCGCGGAGCGCACGCCCGGCAGCACCGGCACCACCACCGGCAAGGGCCGGCCCACCCACGTACGCAACCGGCTCGTCGTCGCCGTGGCCGTCGTGGCCGCCGCCATCGCCGGCGCCGGTGCCCCCTCCGTCCTCGCCGCCTCCGGGCAACTCAAGGACTCCCAGGACCTGGTGACGCTCGCCGGGCAGACCCAGGACGCCCTCAATCTCGCCCACTCGCTCGCCGACGAGCGCGACGAGGTGACGTCCTACATCGCCGTCGGCCGGGCCAAGTCCAAGGCGCCCACCGAGCAGGCGAGCGCCCGTGTCGACCGGCAGGTCGAGGACCTGCGGGAGAACACCGACACGTCCGCCTCCCTGCGCGGCGACCTCGACGACATCGCAGCCCTGCGCCGCTCCGCGCTCACCGGCAAGAGCAGCGCCCTTGAGGCGCACGACGCCTACTCCGCCGCCATCACCGAACTGCACGGCCTCGCCGAGCAGCTGGCCCAGCAGATGCCGCCCCGGGCCGGTTCGGGCGCGTACGCTCTCGCCGAGCTGGACTCCGCCGTGCAGCAGTCCGCCGCCGCCCGCGGGCTGCTCCTCGCGGCGCTGAGCGTGCCGACGTCCCAGCAGTCGGTCATCAGCCCCACCACCGGCCTGCCGACCACGACCACCACCTCCTCGGCCGCCGACACCAAACAGCGCAATGCGCTGACCGCCGCCGCCCAGCAGGCCCGGCTGCGCTCCGACGCGGCCCTCGCCGACTTCCACGACACCGCGCCCAAGGCCGCCCGGACGTCGTACGACTCGACGGTCACCGGTGCCGAGGTCAACTCCGCCGAGCAGTACCTCGCCGCCCTCACCGACCAGCCGACGCTCTCCCCGTCCGAACTCGGCACCAGGGCCACGAAGGTCGACGCCGCGCTCTCCGCCCGGATCGACGCCATGCGCGGCGCGGAGTCCGCCCTCTACGACCGCCGCACCAAGGACCTCGCCCAGCTGCGCGACGACGACGTCAGCACGCTGGAGATCCGCATCGCCGTCCTCGGCGCCCTCATGCTGCTCGCGGTCGGTGTCGCCACGGCGATGGCCCGCAGCCTCACGCGCCCGCTCTCCGTCCTGCGCCGCGGCTCGGCCCGGCTCGCCGAGGCGGAGGACCCGGCCGCCCAGGAACCGGTCACCTTCACCGGCCGCAACGACGAGTTCGCCCAGGTCGTCCGCTCCGTCAACACCCTGCACGCGCATGCCGCCGCCCTGCACGAGCGCATCGCCACCCTGGAGGCCGACCGCAAGCACCTGGTCGGCCAGCGGCAGAAGATGGCCGACGCCCGCGAGGAGCTGCGCACCGATCTCGCCGACTCCGCAGCCCAGTTGGAGCGTCTGCGCGAGAGCATCGGCGGCAGGTTCGTGAACCTGGCGCTGCGCACCCTCGGCCTGGTAGAGCGTCAACTCGCCGTCATCGAGGGCCTGGAGGAGCGGGAACACGACCCGGACCGCCTCGCCACCCTCTTCAAGCTCGACCATTTCGCCACGGTGATGCGCCGGCACAGCGAGAACCTCCTCGTCCTCGCCGGCACCGAGCACGTGCAGCAGAGCGCGCATCCCGTGCCGCTCGTCGACGTCGTGCGTGCCGCGGTCAGCGAGATCGAGCGGTACGAGCGTGTCCGCATAGCCGTGCTGCCGCCGCACGCGTACGTCGCGGGCTTCGCCGCGGACGACCTCTCGCACCTGCTGGCCGAACTGCTGGAGAACGCCACCACGTTCTCCCCGCCCGACCTGCCCGTCGAGATCTCCGGCTGGCTGCTGGAGAACGGCGAGGTCATGCTCTCCGTGCAGGACGAGGGCATCGGCATGGCCGGCGAGCAGATGACGCGCCTGAACGCCCGCCTCGCCGAGTTCGACCCGGAGACCTCCTACAACCACGAGGGCGACGAGGGCCTCGGCCTCGGCCTCTACGTCGTCGCGCGCCTGGCCCACCGCCACGGCGTCCGCGTCCAGTTGCGCGAGCAGAAGCAGGGCGGCGTCGCGGCGGTCGTGGTCGTGCCGGGGGGCTTGCTCGCCTCGGCCCAGCCGTCCGCCGTCCCGTCGGCCACCGCGCCCACCACGGGCGCCACCCCCGCCTTCTCCCTCCCCGGCGCCGACGCCGAGGCCAATTCCAACATCCTCTACGGCCGCTCGACCTCCACCGACCCCCTGGTCGCACTGGCGGAGAACGCGATACGCGAGCGGCCGGAGCCGACACCGGAGCCCGTACCGGCACCGGCCGCACCGACAGCACCGGAGCCCACGGCCACCGAGCCACAGCCGACCTCCGACGACGTGCCGCCGACCGCAGGCTCGCAGCCGGGGCTTGAGACGTCGGCGGCCGCCGGTTCGCAGCCGGGGCTCGACGGAGCGGCGGACGTCGAGCCGCAGCCTGCATTCGACGCTGCACCGGCCACAGGCCCACAGCCGGGCTCCGACGTACCGGCGGATGCTGAGCCGCAGTCGGAAGCCGATGTACCGGCGGACGTCGAGCCGCAGTCGGAAGCCGATGTACCGGCGGACGCTGAGCCGCAGTCGGCACTCGGTGCACCGGTAGATGCCGGGCAGCAGTCAGGGTCCGACGCACCGGCGGCATCCGAGCCGCAGCCGGAGTTCGGCGCACCGGCGGGCGGCGAGCCGCAGCCTGGCTTGGCCGTTGCACCGGCCGCAGGCCAGCAGTCGACCTTCGATGTACCGGCAGATGCCGGGCAGCAGTCGGAATCCGACGTAACGGCGGAATCCGAGCCGCAGCCGGAACTCGGCGCACCGGCGGACGCCGAACCGCAGTCGGAGTCCCCTGTGCCCGACGTGCCGGCCGCCGAGATCACGATGGAACTTCTGATCCCGTCATTCGTGCCCGAGGCTCAGGACGAGCCGGTGGCCGAGACGCCCGAGAGCCATGACCGGCCCGCGCATGAGACGGCCGAGGCGCACCCGCAGCCGGCGGCCGGGACGATCCCGCTTCCGGCTCAACGTGCGGCCGCCGACGCCGAGTTCGCCCCGCAGGGACCACCCGCACCCGACGGCCAGGTCGGTACGAGTGGTGCCGGTGGGTACACAGCCGGCGAAGGCGATGCCGAGGCGGAGCACACCCGTACCCCGGACGAGGAGCCCGTCACCGCCAAGGGCCTCCCCAAGCGCACCCCCAAGATCACCGCCCCCACCCAGTCCGCGCCCCCACGCCGACGCTCCGTAGACGCGGAAGCCCTCCGCAGGAGACTCGGCGGCTTCCGCCAGGGCGCCCAGGCCGGCTACCGCGACGTAGAGACGGAGATCGCCGAACGGACGGCCCAGACCCAGGTACCGGCTCAGGCACCGACCCGGGTACCGACCACCGAACATGCCGTATCCGAAGAAGCCACGGGGGGCACTGTCGAGGAGGCAAGCAGTTGACCGCGCCCAGTACCTTCGGACTGAGCAGTGAAGCCCGCAACCTGCACTGGCTGCTGACGAACCTGGTCGAGGAGGTGCCGGGCATCCAGTCAGTAGCGGTGGTCTCCTCCGACGGCCTGCTCCTGCTCTCCTCCGACCCTGGTCGAAACTCCGCAGCCCGCGAGGCTCGCGGAAGCAGGCCCACCGGCCCCAGGGGCTCCTCGGCCGACCTCGCCGCGATCGTCTCCGGCATCGGCAGCCTCACCATCGGCGCGGCCAAGCTGATGGGCTCCGGCAACGTGAAGCACACGATGGTCGCGATGGACGAGGGAAGCCTGTTCGTGATGTCGATCAGCGACGGCTCGCTGCTCGGCGTGCACGGCTCCGCGGACTGCGACATGAGCGTGGTCGCGTACCACATGGCCCTGTTCGTCGGCCGTGCCGGCCATGTGCTCACCCCCGAACTCCGCAGCGAGCTACGGAAATCCCTGGAATCGCAGTCCACGGGGAGCACCCGATGAGCGGTACGCCCAAGAAGCTGCCCGTGCGTCGCGGCGACCGCAAGCCGGCCCGCGTGCGCCCCTACTCGCTCACCGGCGGCCGTACCCGTTTCGGCCACGTCCTCCTCGTGGAGACGTTCGTGGCGGCGCTGGAGGCCCCCGAGGAGCGCAAGGAGCTGACTGGGGGCGCCGCCCACGCCATTGGCAGTGGGGGAGGGTCCCTCAGCACCCGCGTCATGCCGGAGATGCTCGCCATAGTCGAACTGTGCCGCCGCATGCGCACGGTGGCCGAGATCGCCGCGCTGCTGAAGATGCCGCTCGGTGTGGTCCGCGTGCTGCTCAGCGACCTCGCGGACCAGGGAAGAATCCGCGTGTACGGAACCGGTACCGGTCACGGCACCGGCCGTCCGGACCGCGCGCTGCTGGAAAGGGTGCTGAGTGGACTCCGTCGTCTCTGACGCCGCTCGCGGCGTCCTTCCGCTCCTCGAGGAAGAGGGGCCCGTACAGCCCTGGCAGACGGATCGCACCCGCGCCCCCATCGCCACGAAGATAGTCGTGGCGGGTGGCTTCGGCGTCGGCAAGACCACTCTGGTCGGCGCCGTCTCGGAGATCACGCCCCTGCAGACCGAGGCGCTGATGACCGAGGCGAGCGAGGGCACAGACGACCTCACCGACACGCCCGGCAAGCTGACCACCACCGTGGCCATGGACTTCGGCCGCCTCACGCTCGACGACGACCTGGTGCTCTACATGTTCGGCACGCCGGGCCAGCAGCGGTTCTGGTTCATGTGGGACGACCTGGTGCGCGGCGCGATAGGCGCCGTCGTCATGGCCGACACCCGGCGTCTGAAGGACTCCTTCCCGGCACTGGACTACTTCGAGAGCTGCGGACTGCCGTACGTCGTCGCCGTCAACCACTTCGACGGCACCGAGCTGTTCGAACCGGCGGACGTGCGGGAGGCGTTGACGATCCCCGCGCACATACCCGTAATGATCATGGATGCACGGCGGAGGATCTCGGTGATCGAGACTCTCCTGTCCCTCGTCGGCCACGCGCTCGACGAGACCCCCGAGTAGTAGAGCCCCCTTAGGAGTAGTCACCCGCATGCGGAAGATACTCGTCGTAGGAGCCGGTCAGTCCGGTCTCCAGCTCGCCCTCGGCCTTCAGTCGCAGGGGTACGAGGTCACCCTGATGTCGAACCGGACGGCGGACGAGATCCGTTCCGGCCGGGTCATGTCGACGCAGTGCATGTTCCACACGGCACTGCAGCACGAGCGCGATCTCCAGCTGAACTTCTGGGAGTCCCAGGCCCCGAAGATCGAAGGACTCGGCGTCTCGGTCGCGGCCCCCGGCTCGCACGACCCGGGCCCGACACAGCGTGCGATCGACTGGGTGGGCAGGCTCGACGGGTACGCGCAGTCGGTCGACCAGCGGGTGAAGATGGCCGGCTGGATGGAGACGTTCGCGCAGCGCGGCGGCCAGCTGGTCATCCACGGCGCGGCGGTCTCCGACCTCGACTACTTCTCCCGTACGTACGACCTGGTGGTGGTGTCGGCGGGCAAGGGCGAGCTGGTGTCCATGTTCGGCCGGGACGCGTCCCGTTCGCCGTACGGCGAGCCGCAGCGCGCCCTCGCGGTGGCGTACGTCCATGGGCTCGGCCCGCGCCCGGAGCACCCGGAGTTCGACGCGGTCCGCTGCAACCTGGTCCCGGGCGTGGGCGAGCTGTTCGTCATGCCGACGCTCACCACCTCCGGCCGCGCCGACATCCTCTTCTGGGAGGGCATACCCGGCGGCCCGCTCGACGTCTTCAACGGCGTCAAGGACCCGGCGGAGCACCTCTCCCTGACCCTGGAACTCATGGAGCGGTTCACGCCCTGGGAGTACGCGCGGGCCACCAAGGTCGAACTGACCGACGCGGGCGGCGTTTTGGCCGGCCGCTACGCCCCCACCGTGCGCAACCCGGTCGGCCGGCTGCCCGGCGGCGGCCTGGTCCTCGGTGTCGCGGACGTCGTCGTCGCCAACGACCCGATCACCGGCCAGGGCTCCAACTCGGCCTCCAAGTGCGCCGCTTCCTACCTCTCCTCGATCGTCGAGAACGGCGAGAAGGAGTTCGACGAGGCCTGGATGCGGGCGACGTTCGACCGCTACTGGGACACCGCCCAGCACGTCACCAAGTGGACCAACGCCATGCTGGCCCCGCCGCCGGAGCACATCCTCAACCTCATCGGCGCCGCGGGCCGGCTCCAGCCGGTCGCCGACCGCTTCGCCAACGGCTTCAACGACCCGGCCGACTTCGAGAACTTCTTCTACGAGCCGGCCAAGACGGAGGCCTACCTCGCCTCGGTCGCCGGAGCCTGATCGCCGCCCGCCTGATCATCGTCCGGCCGGCCACCGTCCGGCCGGCCACCGTCCGGCCGGACGGCTCCCAGGACCGGATAGGTCGCGAGCGGCGAGACCTTCACCTTCTCGCCGGTGCGTGGGGCCTGGATCACCATGCCCCGGCCCACGTACATCGCGACATGAGTTGCCTCGGGGAAGTAGACCACCAGGTCACCGGGGCGCAGCTGGTCGAGAGGGACGCGCGGCAGCTGCGCCCACTGCTCCTGGCTGGTCCGCGGGATCGGCTTGCCCGCGTGGTCCCAGGCCACGGACGTCAGCCCCGAGCAGTCGTACGACTTCGGGCCCTGGGCACCCCACTGGTACGGCTTGCCCAGCTGCCGCACGGCGTACCGCAGCGCGCGGTCGCCGTTCTTTGACGCCGTGTGCTCCTCGCTCAGCGCGCCGGACGTCACCAGCCGCTGCTGCGCCTTGTCGACTCCGCTCTTCTCCAACTCGTTGAGCGCGGCCAGCTGTTCGGGAGTGAGGGAGACGAGGAGTTCCTCGACGGCCTTCAACCGCCCCTGCACGTCGTCCCGGTCCTTCTTCTGCTGTTCGGCGAGGGAGAGCTGGTCGTCGAGGCCCTTGCGCGCCTTGCGGGCCAGGATGCCGGCCTTCTTCTCGGTGCCGGTCAGCCGGCCGACCGTCTCGGCCCGCTCCCGCGCCAACTGGCCGATCACATGGCCCTGGTCGAGCGCCTGCTGCGGGTTGCGGGCCAGCAGCAGGCGTACGTACGAGGAGATGTCGGTGCTGCCCTGGTACTGCTGCCGGGCCAGGCGGCCCGCCGCGCCCCGGCTGTCCTGCAGCGAGAGGCGGGTCCGGGCCAGGGCGCGGTCCAGACGGGCCACCTCGGCGCGCTGCTTCTTCAGCTTCTCCGCGGTGGCGTTGTAGGTCTCGGTGGACCGCTCGGCCTCGCGGTACAGCCGCTGAAGGTCCGTCAGCTGCTGGGCGACGGTGCGTTCGCCGCCGGGCCCGGGCTCGGGCACGGCTGCGGCGGGCAGCGGTGCGAGGACGGCGCCGGCGGCCATCGCCGCCGTACACACCAGACGCAGAAGCCTTCCTGACACGTCATCACCTCCCGTGCGGGGCGGTCTCTCCGCTCCGTACAGTCAGCTCTTGACGTCCGTGGCACGTAATCGCACCGGGTGTGGGCGGTTCGGCGCAATCAGGTCACCCGTCGGTGTCGTCCGGCTTGCCGCCCGGCGTGGCGTCCGGACCGGTGTCCGGCTTCGACCACGGCCACTTCAGCCTGTCGATCCTGCCCGTGGGGTCGTACTCGTACTTCCATCCCTGCGGCAGTCCGAGCCGCTTGCTGTGGCCGCGTGGGACGCGCCGGTAGACGAGCACGGTGGGCGGGCCCCCGGCGGCGTCCGGGAGCGGGATGCGGTACGTCTTGGGCGGGTGCCCGGTGGGACCCACGAGGACCGGCAGCACACGGCCGTCCATCGGGCCGCCCTCGAAGGGGGTGTGTTCGCTCTTCACGGCACCAGTGTCAGACATCCTCCGCCAGCGCCCGCACCAGCGCGGCGGTCTGCGGGTCCCGGCCGGCGGTCACCGAGAGGACGGCCATGAACTGCTCGACCAGCCAGTCCCGCAGCTCGGCGACCGGCGGCTGCTTGTCCTCGTCGAGCCAGATCAGGGAGGCCGCCTCGACCGCGGTGATCCACATCCGTACGGTCATGCGCAGCAGCAGCCCGGGATCCGTGACCTCCAGATGGCTCAGGATGTGCTCCGCGGCGGCCCGGCGTACGCCGTCCACGATGGCGGTCGTCCGGGACGTCTCGACCACACTGCCGCCCTGCAGCAGCGCGCTGAAGCCGGCGTCGTGCTGGTCGACGAAGGCGAGGTAGCGGTCGAGGGCACGGGCCAGACGGCCGAGGAGGGGGCCTTCGCGAGCCTCGTCGAAGCACTGCTGCAGCTCGTCGGCGGCGGACCGGAGCGCGGCCTCGTACAGCTGCTGCTTGCCGCCGGGGAAATACCGGTACACCAGCGGCCGCGACACCCCGGCCGCCTCCGCCACGTCGTCGAGGGAGACCTCCTCGGGGGCGCGGTGTGCGAAGAGACCGAGGGCGGCTTCGAGGAGCTGACTGCGGCGCTCCTCGACGCTCAGGCGGCGGTAGGCGGGCGCGGCAGGGCTCATGGGTGCAGCGTAGTCGGGCCGCTGCGCGCGCGTCGTGGCTGGTCGCGTGGGCGTCTGTCGGTTCGTGACGGCCGCCCACCGGTTCGCGCTGGGCGTCTGTCGGTTCGTGACGGCCGCCCACCGGTTCGCGCTGGGCGTCTGTCGGCTTGCGCCGGCCGTCCACCGGTTCGCACGCGGCGCCTGTCGGTTCGCGCCGCGGGTCTGTCTGCCTGTACACGGCGCCTGTCGGCTCGCGCTGGCCGCCCAGCGGGCCCGCAGTCGGCGCCTTCCGGCCCTTATCGACCCGCCTCGGCCCTCGTCGACCCGCACCGGCCCCCGCCGGCAGCCCGCCGGCACCCCGCATCAGGCCAGCAGCCCCGACGACCTCCACAGCCGCCGCCCGACCCCCCGCAGCACGCCGATGTCATCCAGGAAGTCGGTCAGCTTCTTCGCTCCGCTCTGCATGACCTCCCGCCGATGGCCACTGGCCTTCACCTGTGCCATCGCCTCCCGCTGGTCCAGCCCCACGTTCGTGTAGACCTCGGGATTGACGAAGGCGACCGAGAACACCCGCGCGAACTCGCCGGAGGTGACCCGGGTGAACTCCTGCGACCACCTCGGCGCCGTCACCATCTGCCGCCGCAGCTCCTCACGGGCGTACCGGACATGCCGGGCCTCCTCGACCACGTGGATGCGCGTGACGCCACGGATCAGCGGCTGCACCCGCTCGTCCGGGAACGTCAGTCGCTGCATCCAGTCGAGGACCTCCTCGCCGAGCAGGGTGGCCGTGAAGGAGCCCGGCGTGGTCGAGATCGTCTTGAACAGCCGGCCCAGGTTCTGGTGCACGCGGGCCACCGGGTACCAGGGCGCGTCCCCGCGCTCGATCAGCCGGGCGAACATCTTCGAGTGCCGGCATTCGTCCTCGATCTCGGTGAGCGCGTACCGCACGTGCGCGCTCGTGGCCGCCTTGTCGTAGATGTGCCGGACCAGCAGCTGCATGAGGATGAGCTCGAACCAGATGCCCAGCGAGGCGAGCGCCGCCGCCTCGTGCTGGGAGAGCAGGATCCGCTGCTCCTCGCTCATCCGCTTCCACATCGGCGTCTCGTACAGCGACACCAGTTCCGGCGGCCAGAACCACTTGCCCTCCTCGAAGGGCGCGTCCCAGTCCAGCTCCTTGTCCGGGTCGAAGGAGTGCTTGGCGGAGGAGGCGAGAAGCCGCTCGGCCACCTGCTCGCGGTCCTTGAGCAGCCCGAGCGCATCGCGCAGACCGTCCAGCGCGTCGGCTTCCGTCAGGGTCGTCATCGTTCTCCCACCTTGTTACCCGGGGTCACATCCTCCACGGGTTATGAGACTGCTTGTCAGCAAGCTCGTCAATCCCCTGCGCGCGACTTGTTGACCCCGCGTCTACCACGTGTGAGCCTGCGAGACATGCCGACTTACGACCTGTACGCCATGGACGCGGGAGAGCCCCACTGGCAGGTACCGGCGACCGGCGCGGCGCGTTTCGCCTGGGAGTACGACGACGGCCGTGACCGCCTGCTCGCCCTGTACCAGAAGGGCAAGGACAAG
It encodes:
- a CDS encoding TetR/AcrR family transcriptional regulator; the encoded protein is MSPAAPAYRRLSVEERRSQLLEAALGLFAHRAPEEVSLDDVAEAAGVSRPLVYRYFPGGKQQLYEAALRSAADELQQCFDEAREGPLLGRLARALDRYLAFVDQHDAGFSALLQGGSVVETSRTTAIVDGVRRAAAEHILSHLEVTDPGLLLRMTVRMWITAVEAASLIWLDEDKQPPVAELRDWLVEQFMAVLSVTAGRDPQTAALVRALAEDV
- a CDS encoding AurF N-oxygenase family protein, with translation MTTLTEADALDGLRDALGLLKDREQVAERLLASSAKHSFDPDKELDWDAPFEEGKWFWPPELVSLYETPMWKRMSEEQRILLSQHEAAALASLGIWFELILMQLLVRHIYDKAATSAHVRYALTEIEDECRHSKMFARLIERGDAPWYPVARVHQNLGRLFKTISTTPGSFTATLLGEEVLDWMQRLTFPDERVQPLIRGVTRIHVVEEARHVRYAREELRRQMVTAPRWSQEFTRVTSGEFARVFSVAFVNPEVYTNVGLDQREAMAQVKASGHRREVMQSGAKKLTDFLDDIGVLRGVGRRLWRSSGLLA
- a CDS encoding styrene monooxygenase/indole monooxygenase family protein, with translation MRKILVVGAGQSGLQLALGLQSQGYEVTLMSNRTADEIRSGRVMSTQCMFHTALQHERDLQLNFWESQAPKIEGLGVSVAAPGSHDPGPTQRAIDWVGRLDGYAQSVDQRVKMAGWMETFAQRGGQLVIHGAAVSDLDYFSRTYDLVVVSAGKGELVSMFGRDASRSPYGEPQRALAVAYVHGLGPRPEHPEFDAVRCNLVPGVGELFVMPTLTTSGRADILFWEGIPGGPLDVFNGVKDPAEHLSLTLELMERFTPWEYARATKVELTDAGGVLAGRYAPTVRNPVGRLPGGGLVLGVADVVVANDPITGQGSNSASKCAASYLSSIVENGEKEFDEAWMRATFDRYWDTAQHVTKWTNAMLAPPPEHILNLIGAAGRLQPVADRFANGFNDPADFENFFYEPAKTEAYLASVAGA
- a CDS encoding NlpC/P60 family protein translates to MAAGAVLAPLPAAAVPEPGPGGERTVAQQLTDLQRLYREAERSTETYNATAEKLKKQRAEVARLDRALARTRLSLQDSRGAAGRLARQQYQGSTDISSYVRLLLARNPQQALDQGHVIGQLARERAETVGRLTGTEKKAGILARKARKGLDDQLSLAEQQKKDRDDVQGRLKAVEELLVSLTPEQLAALNELEKSGVDKAQQRLVTSGALSEEHTASKNGDRALRYAVRQLGKPYQWGAQGPKSYDCSGLTSVAWDHAGKPIPRTSQEQWAQLPRVPLDQLRPGDLVVYFPEATHVAMYVGRGMVIQAPRTGEKVKVSPLATYPVLGAVRPDGGRPDGGRPDDDQAGGDQAPATEAR
- a CDS encoding GTP-binding protein, coding for MDSVVSDAARGVLPLLEEEGPVQPWQTDRTRAPIATKIVVAGGFGVGKTTLVGAVSEITPLQTEALMTEASEGTDDLTDTPGKLTTTVAMDFGRLTLDDDLVLYMFGTPGQQRFWFMWDDLVRGAIGAVVMADTRRLKDSFPALDYFESCGLPYVVAVNHFDGTELFEPADVREALTIPAHIPVMIMDARRRISVIETLLSLVGHALDETPE